From one Streptomyces sp. CA-210063 genomic stretch:
- a CDS encoding MoaD/ThiS family protein yields the protein MAIEVRIPTILRQYTDGQKAVEGAGATLAELFTDLESRHTGIQARIVDAGELRRFVNVYLNDEDVRFLDGINTKLTDGDNVTILPAVAGGMV from the coding sequence ATGGCCATCGAGGTCCGCATCCCCACCATCCTCCGCCAGTACACCGACGGTCAGAAGGCGGTGGAGGGAGCCGGTGCCACCCTCGCCGAGCTGTTCACCGACCTCGAGAGCCGTCACACGGGCATTCAGGCCCGCATCGTGGACGCCGGTGAGCTGCGCCGCTTCGTCAACGTGTACCTGAACGACGAGGACGTCCGCTTCCTGGACGGCATCAACACCAAGCTGACCGACGGCGACAACGTGACCATCCTGCCGGCGGTGGCCGGCGGCATGGTCTGA
- a CDS encoding PLP-dependent cysteine synthase family protein, which yields MRYDSPLAAVGNTPLVRLPRLSPSADVRIWAKLEDRNPTGSVKDRPALHMIEQAEKDGRLTPGCTILEPTSGNTGISLAMAAKLKGYRMVCVMPENTSQERRELLGMWGAEIIPSPAAGGSNTAVRVAKELSAEHPDWVMLYQYGNPDNAGAHYATTGPEILADLPSITHFVAGLGTTGTLMGVGRFLREQKPDVKIVAAEPRYDDLVYGLRNLDEGFVPELYDASVLTTRFSVGSADAVTRTRELLQQEGIFAGVSTGAALHAAIGVGNKAVKSGEPADIVFVVADGGWKYLSTGVYTAATTEEAIETLQGQLWA from the coding sequence ATGCGATACGACTCCCCGCTGGCCGCGGTGGGCAACACCCCTCTGGTGCGCCTGCCGCGGCTCTCGCCGTCCGCCGATGTCCGTATCTGGGCGAAGCTGGAGGACCGCAACCCGACGGGTTCGGTCAAGGACCGGCCGGCCCTGCACATGATCGAACAGGCGGAGAAGGACGGCCGTCTGACGCCCGGCTGCACGATTCTGGAGCCCACCTCGGGCAACACGGGCATCTCTCTCGCCATGGCGGCCAAGCTCAAGGGCTACCGCATGGTGTGCGTCATGCCCGAGAACACCTCCCAGGAACGGCGCGAACTGCTCGGCATGTGGGGCGCCGAGATCATCCCCTCGCCGGCGGCCGGCGGCTCCAACACGGCCGTGCGGGTGGCGAAGGAGCTTTCCGCCGAGCACCCCGACTGGGTGATGCTTTACCAGTACGGCAACCCGGACAACGCGGGCGCCCACTACGCGACGACCGGTCCCGAGATCCTGGCGGACCTCCCCTCCATCACCCACTTCGTGGCGGGTCTCGGCACCACCGGCACGCTGATGGGCGTGGGCCGTTTCCTGCGCGAGCAGAAGCCGGACGTCAAGATCGTCGCCGCCGAGCCGCGCTACGACGATCTCGTCTACGGCCTCCGCAACCTCGACGAGGGCTTCGTCCCCGAGCTCTACGACGCGTCCGTCCTCACCACCCGCTTCTCCGTGGGCTCCGCCGACGCGGTGACCCGCACCCGTGAGCTGCTGCAGCAGGAGGGCATCTTCGCCGGTGTCTCCACCGGTGCCGCCCTCCACGCGGCGATCGGTGTGGGCAACAAGGCGGTGAAGTCCGGGGAGCCGGCCGACATCGTCTTCGTCGTGGCCGACGGCGGTTGGAAGTACCTCTCGACGGGCGTCTACACGGCGGCGACGACGGAAGAGGCGATCGAGACGCTGCAGGGCCAGCTCTGGGCGTAG
- a CDS encoding type II toxin-antitoxin system PemK/MazF family toxin produces MDTSWWLALAAVVLLALLATVVDGWGRSRRPSRRSERPGGRTRPPGRPGRARGPVPRPRPSEIWWASVPFEDGPGGKDRPCLVLAVRGDRARVAKITSRYRDERAGVIPLPPGTVGDARGRPSFLETGELREVPVGDFRRKAGVVDPVLWDQIRRLSN; encoded by the coding sequence ATGGACACGTCCTGGTGGTTGGCGCTCGCGGCGGTGGTGCTGCTGGCGCTGCTCGCGACCGTGGTCGACGGGTGGGGGCGGTCGCGACGGCCGTCGAGGCGATCGGAGCGGCCGGGTGGGCGGACGCGGCCGCCGGGGCGCCCCGGGCGGGCGCGCGGGCCCGTGCCGCGGCCCCGGCCGTCCGAGATCTGGTGGGCCAGCGTCCCCTTCGAGGACGGGCCCGGCGGCAAGGACCGCCCCTGCCTCGTCCTGGCCGTCCGCGGGGACCGCGCCCGCGTGGCCAAGATCACCAGTCGGTACCGCGACGAGCGGGCCGGTGTGATTCCCCTCCCGCCGGGCACGGTCGGCGATGCCCGCGGCCGTCCCAGCTTCCTGGAGACGGGGGAGCTGCGTGAGGTGCCCGTGGGTGACTTCCGGAGGAAGGCGGGGGTGGTGGACCCGGTGCTGTGGGACCAGATCCGCCGCCTGTCGAACTGA
- a CDS encoding MBL fold metallo-hydrolase — MKLTVVGCSGSFPSAESACSSYLVEADGFRLLLDMGNGALGELQRHCGLYDLDAIFLSHLHADHCIDMCAYFVARYYRHDGGRCDPIPVYGPEGTEQRLTTAYADTPSASSMSEVFDFHTVKPSTFELGPFTIHTERVAHPVEAYGIRIEHGGRVLTYSGDTGVTHTLDELARDSDLFLCEAAFTHGKENIPDLHLNGREAGETAARAGARRLVLTHIPPWTDPQVNLVDAREVYDGPVELAVPRMSYEI; from the coding sequence ATGAAGCTCACCGTCGTCGGCTGCTCGGGGTCGTTCCCGTCCGCGGAATCGGCCTGTTCGAGCTACCTCGTAGAGGCCGACGGCTTCCGGCTGCTTCTCGACATGGGTAACGGTGCCCTGGGCGAGCTGCAGCGCCACTGCGGTCTCTACGACCTCGACGCGATCTTCCTCAGCCATCTGCACGCCGACCACTGCATCGACATGTGCGCGTACTTCGTCGCGCGCTACTACCGCCATGACGGCGGCCGCTGCGACCCCATCCCGGTCTACGGACCGGAGGGCACCGAGCAGCGTCTGACCACGGCCTACGCCGACACCCCGTCGGCCTCCTCCATGAGCGAGGTCTTCGACTTCCACACGGTCAAGCCGAGCACGTTCGAGCTGGGCCCCTTCACCATCCACACCGAACGGGTCGCCCACCCCGTCGAGGCGTACGGCATCCGGATCGAGCACGGCGGCCGGGTCCTGACGTACTCCGGGGACACCGGTGTCACCCACACCCTGGACGAACTGGCCCGCGACAGCGACCTGTTCCTGTGCGAGGCCGCCTTCACCCACGGCAAGGAGAACATCCCGGACCTCCACCTCAACGGCCGCGAGGCCGGTGAGACGGCCGCCCGGGCGGGCGCCCGCCGTCTCGTCCTCACGCACATCCCGCCGTGGACCGACCCGCAGGTCAACCTGGTCGACGCCCGCGAGGTGTACGACGGCCCGGTGGAGCTGGCGGTGCCCAGGATGTCGTACGAGATCTGA
- a CDS encoding PTS transporter subunit EIIC has product MSTATAPSAAPAKKWGSGLMQGLQKVGRSLQLPIAVLPAAGLLVRLGQPDVFGAEGLGWDKVAAVFDKAGGAITGNLAMLFCIGVAIGFAKKADGSTALAALVGFLVYSKVLEAFPVTEAEITKGADVAATYNNPGVLGGIVMGLLSAVLWQRYHRKKLPDWLGFFNGRRLVPIIMAFVGVAVGVFFGLVWEPIGEVIGSFGEWMTGLGSAGAALFGAINRALIPIGMHQFVNTVAWFQLGEFKDASGVVSHGDLSRFLAGDPTAGMFMSGFFPIMMFGLPAAALAIAHTARPERRKVVTGMMISLALTSFVTGVTEPIEFSFMFIAPLLYVIHALLTALSMAITWGLGVHAGFNFSAGFIDYALNWNLATKPWLIIPIGLVFGAIYYVVFRFAIVRFNLPTPGREPDEEIEDLTKA; this is encoded by the coding sequence ATGAGCACCGCCACCGCGCCCTCGGCGGCGCCCGCGAAAAAGTGGGGATCAGGCCTGATGCAGGGCCTGCAGAAGGTCGGCCGCAGCCTGCAGCTGCCCATCGCCGTACTGCCGGCCGCGGGCCTGCTGGTCCGGCTCGGCCAGCCGGACGTCTTCGGGGCCGAGGGCCTCGGCTGGGACAAGGTCGCCGCGGTCTTCGACAAGGCGGGCGGCGCCATCACCGGCAACCTCGCGATGCTCTTCTGCATCGGCGTCGCGATCGGCTTCGCCAAGAAGGCCGACGGCTCCACCGCCCTCGCCGCGCTGGTGGGCTTCCTGGTCTACAGCAAGGTCCTGGAAGCGTTCCCGGTGACCGAGGCCGAGATCACCAAGGGCGCGGACGTCGCCGCGACGTACAACAACCCCGGTGTCCTCGGCGGCATCGTCATGGGTCTGCTCTCGGCGGTCCTGTGGCAGCGGTACCACCGCAAGAAGCTGCCCGACTGGCTCGGCTTCTTCAACGGCCGCCGCCTGGTGCCGATCATCATGGCCTTCGTCGGTGTCGCGGTCGGTGTCTTCTTCGGGCTCGTCTGGGAGCCGATCGGTGAGGTCATCGGCAGCTTCGGCGAGTGGATGACCGGCCTCGGTTCGGCCGGCGCGGCCCTGTTCGGCGCGATCAACCGGGCGCTCATCCCGATCGGCATGCACCAGTTCGTCAACACGGTGGCGTGGTTCCAGCTCGGTGAGTTCAAGGACGCCTCCGGCGTGGTCTCGCACGGCGACCTGAGCCGCTTCCTGGCCGGCGACCCAACCGCCGGAATGTTCATGTCCGGCTTCTTCCCGATCATGATGTTCGGCCTCCCGGCCGCGGCCCTGGCCATCGCGCACACCGCCCGCCCCGAGCGCCGCAAGGTCGTCACGGGCATGATGATCTCGCTCGCCCTGACCTCCTTCGTGACGGGTGTGACCGAGCCGATCGAGTTCTCGTTCATGTTCATCGCCCCGCTCCTCTACGTGATCCACGCGCTGCTGACCGCGCTCTCCATGGCCATCACCTGGGGGCTGGGCGTCCACGCCGGCTTCAACTTCTCCGCCGGCTTCATCGACTACGCCCTGAACTGGAACCTGGCCACCAAACCCTGGCTGATCATCCCCATCGGCCTGGTGTTCGGCGCCATCTACTACGTCGTCTTCCGCTTCGCCATCGTCAGGTTCAACCTCCCCACCCCGGGCCGCGAGCCCGACGAGGAGATCGAGGACCTCACCAAGGCGTGA